In Columba livia isolate bColLiv1 breed racing homer chromosome 8, bColLiv1.pat.W.v2, whole genome shotgun sequence, a single genomic region encodes these proteins:
- the SWT1 gene encoding transcriptional protein SWT1 isoform X3, with protein sequence MSKKKLKKLTGKEDCLDGRDDKNSEDTKSYNRTVKGDTEFQRFKIEKDVQEKKRDQGSNISHSTDGRSQRKSPNRSKTTDNSLIQTEKQKKIVIQFKAKEIKHGKSTHTPDVVTSSREGHNKSRFDEAEGKRLWHSFALQRAKAMKKKTEKAELCKLKLKAEQTMLEKFKLSAYDSHVPHKKADGSKKRSEDVRIPKKPYDTSTGTVDDHRSSTKKSNTLSRTWEEEYEEERKEFPMKKRHVSKRTPSRASTETPERWDFSKRKKQDVGSGKAAGASGTEGGDFEATASCFKQTFEVPCTSDSYQDSEDIKSTQKMQIVEDLHVARVQKRMALPVVQACGELTSMEIDLPEQDLNISAESFTSGLNILVVIDTNIMISHLEFVRSLKSEDIPGVNRLALIIPWVVLQELDNLKKGKMLQHVRDKAIPAVQFIYMCLKNQDAKLWGQSMQLASQKIYGLSDENNDDRVLQCCLQYQNLFPQAVVVLCTDDKNLCNKAIVSEVKAFCKADLVTALRNLNVNRHQNCAELQPSKCDAELEKTERGDASLTARFPNMLPDLEKILGEALSCILETEMKIAFGNLWMEILYLKPPWTLANLLKCYKKHWMAVFGYVVPRNLLSTVECLYKHLCTGKTVDSSTAALLLQESKKLFHAFSSRSDYDGVLPHAYAEVNKLHQTLTEVRSGCEQDLSEDIMVVSENAACEKMEAMTPNLQNREEEKKLHPSFHVAQENRHQEIWSVLEGVWNTMNLYSIEIFQKLDPNAITVTAKSSFEEAFLGLQKLLAAVNDIREGISRILAPTSSFQDIWTLYNFLISNEINSSIKFTAEELYECVSQEIYRERLEVGCCQLAQLERAIEQCHTAAHAEAKNRGWL encoded by the exons ATGTCtaaaaagaaattgaagaaGTTAACTGGGAAGGAAGACTGTTTGGATGGCCGGGATGACAAA aacTCTGAAGACACAAAATCTTATAACCGTACTGTGAAAGGCGATACAGAGTTTCAGAg GTTCAAAATAGAGAAGGACGTGCAAGAGAAGAAGCGAGACCAAGGTTCTAATATTTCTCACAGTACTGATGGAAGATCCCAAAGAAAATCtccaaacagaagcaaaaccacAGACAATTCTTTAAtccaaactgaaaagcaaaagaaaatagtgATACAAtttaaagccaaagaaattaaACATGGAAAAAGTACACACACTCCTGATGTAGTGACTTCTAGTAGGGAAGGTCATAACAAAAGTCGTTTTGatgaagcagaaggaaaaagactCTGGCATAGCTTTGCACTTCAGAGGGCGAAGGCGatgaagaaaaagacagagaaagctgAACTTTGCAAACTAAAGttaaaagcagaacaaacaaTGTTGGAAAAATTTAAGTTGTCTGCATATGATTCACATGTACCACATAAAAAGGCAGATGGATCAAAAAAACGGAGTGAAGATGTCAGAATTCCCAAAAAGCCATATGACACCTCTACAGGGACTGTGGATGACCATAGGTCTTCCACTAAGAAGTCAAATACGTTATCTAGAACTTGGGAAGAAGAGTATGAAGAAGAACGTAAGGAGTTTCCTATGAAAAAACGGCATGTGAGTAAACGCACACCGTCACGTGCTTCAACTGAAACACCGGAACGTTGGGACTTCAGTAAACGGAAAAAACAGGATGTTGGTTCTGGTAAAGCTGCTGGTGCTTCAGGAACTGAAGGAGGGGACTTTGAAGCCACAGCGTCATGTTTTAAGCA GACTTTTGAGGTCCCGTGCACATCTGACTCCTACCAAGACAGTGAGGACATAAAGTCTACCCAAAAG ATGCAGATAGTTGAAGATTTGCATGTTGCTCGTGTTCAAAAGAGGATGGCGCTGCCTGTCGTACAGGCTTGTGGAGAGCTTACCAGTATGGAAATAGATCTTCCAGAGCaggatttaaatatttctgctg aGTCTTTTACTTCGGGCCTGAACATATTAGTGGTGATTGACACAAATATAATGATTAGTCACCTTGAGTTTGTCAGATCCCTGAAATCTGAGGACATACCAG gGGTTAACAGACTTGCATTAATAATTCCCTGGGTCGTTCTACAAGAGTTGGACAACTTGAAGAAGGGGAAAATGTTGCAGCATGTGCGGGACAAAGCTATCCCTGCAGTCCAGTTCATCTACATGTGTCTCAAAAACCAAGATGCAAAATTATGGGGGCAATCCATGCAGCTCGCTTCTCAAAAAATAT ATGGCCTGAGTGACGAGAACAATGACGATCGCGTTTTACAGTGTTGTCTGCAGTATCAGAACCTCTTTCCTCAAGCTGTCGTCGTACTCTGCAC GGATGATAAAAATTTATGTAATAAAGCCATTGTGAGTGAGGTCAAGGCATTCTGCAAAGCTGACTTGGTTACTGCTCTGCGCAATCTGAACGTGAACAGGCACCAGAACTGTGCTGAGCTGCAACCGTCAAAGTGTG ATGCAGAAttggagaaaacagagagaggTGACGCTAGTCTTACTGCGCGATTCCCAAATATGCTTCCAGACCTTGAAAAGATCTTAGGAGAAGCTTTATCTTGTATTTTGgagactgaaatgaaaatcGCATTTGGAAACCTATGGATGGAG ATCCTGTATCTGAAGCCACCATGGACACtagcaaacttgctgaagtgTTACAAAAAACACTGGATGGCTGTTTTTGGTTATGTTGTGCCAAGGAATTTACTTTCAACCGTTGAATGCCTCTATAAACACCTTTGTACAG GTAAAACAGTTGACTCCTCAACAGCAGCTCTCTTGCTCCAGGAATCCAAAAAATTGTTCCATGCTTTCAGTTCAAGGTCAGACTATGACGGAGTTCTTCCCCATGCTTACGCTGAAGTGAATAAGCTGCACCAAACGCTTACAGAG GTGAGGTCAGGCTGTGAGCAGGATTTATCAGAAGACATCATGGTCGtttcagaaaatgctgcatGTGAAAAAATGGAAGCCATGACACCCAATCTTCAAAATcgtgaagaagaaaaaaagttacatcCGAGCTTTCATGTGGCTCAAGAAAACAGGCACCAGGAAATCTGGTCAGTCCTTGAAGGTGTGTGGAATACAATGAACTTGTACAG TATTGAAATTTTCCAGAAGTTGGACCCAAACGCAATAACTGTGACTGCAAAGTCTTCGTTTGAAGAAGCTTTTTTAGGTCTGCAGAAACTCTTGGCAGCTGTGAATGATATCCGTGAAGGAATTAGTAG aattTTGGCCCCAACCAGTAGTTTCCAAGATATTTGGACCCTCTATAACTTCCTCATAAGCAACGAG aTCAACAGCAGTATAAAATTCACTGCTGAGGAGCTTTACGAGTGCGTTTCACAGGAGATCTATCG GGAGCGGCTGGAGGTCGGGTGCtgccagctggcacagctggaaCGCGCCATCGAGCAGTGTCACACCGCGGCACACGCCGAGGCCAAGAACCGCGGCTGGCTGTGA
- the SWT1 gene encoding transcriptional protein SWT1 isoform X4 codes for MSKKKLKKLTGKEDCLDGRDDKNSEDTKSYNRTVKGDTEFQRFKIEKDVQEKKRDQGSNISHSTDGRSQRKSPNRSKTTDNSLIQTEKQKKIVIQFKAKEIKHGKSTHTPDVVTSSREGHNKSRFDEAEGKRLWHSFALQRAKAMKKKTEKAELCKLKLKAEQTMLEKFKLSAYDSHVPHKKADGSKKRSEDVRIPKKPYDTSTGTVDDHRSSTKKSNTLSRTWEEEYEEERKEFPMKKRHVSKRTPSRASTETPERWDFSKRKKQDVGSGKAAGASGTEGGDFEATASCFKQNFEVFPPLQGSQNAEADQEMQIVEDLHVARVQKRMALPVVQACGELTSMEIDLPEQDLNISAESFTSGLNILVVIDTNIMISHLEFVRSLKSEDIPGVNRLALIIPWVVLQELDNLKKGKMLQHVRDKAIPAVQFIYMCLKNQDAKLWGQSMQLASQKIYGLSDENNDDRVLQCCLQYQNLFPQAVVVLCTDDKNLCNKAIVSEVKAFCKADLVTALRNLNVNRHQNCAELQPSKCDAELEKTERGDASLTARFPNMLPDLEKILGEALSCILETEMKIAFGNLWMEILYLKPPWTLANLLKCYKKHWMAVFGYVVPRNLLSTVECLYKHLCTGKTVDSSTAALLLQESKKLFHAFSSRSDYDGVLPHAYAEVNKLHQTLTEVRSGCEQDLSEDIMVVSENAACEKMEAMTPNLQNREEEKKLHPSFHVAQENRHQEIWSVLEGVWNTMNLYSIEIFQKLDPNAITVTAKSSFEEAFLGLQKLLAAVNDIREGISRILAPTSSFQDIWTLYNFLISNEINSSIKFTAEELYECVSQEIYRERLEVGCCQLAQLERAIEQCHTAAHAEAKNRGWL; via the exons ATGTCtaaaaagaaattgaagaaGTTAACTGGGAAGGAAGACTGTTTGGATGGCCGGGATGACAAA aacTCTGAAGACACAAAATCTTATAACCGTACTGTGAAAGGCGATACAGAGTTTCAGAg GTTCAAAATAGAGAAGGACGTGCAAGAGAAGAAGCGAGACCAAGGTTCTAATATTTCTCACAGTACTGATGGAAGATCCCAAAGAAAATCtccaaacagaagcaaaaccacAGACAATTCTTTAAtccaaactgaaaagcaaaagaaaatagtgATACAAtttaaagccaaagaaattaaACATGGAAAAAGTACACACACTCCTGATGTAGTGACTTCTAGTAGGGAAGGTCATAACAAAAGTCGTTTTGatgaagcagaaggaaaaagactCTGGCATAGCTTTGCACTTCAGAGGGCGAAGGCGatgaagaaaaagacagagaaagctgAACTTTGCAAACTAAAGttaaaagcagaacaaacaaTGTTGGAAAAATTTAAGTTGTCTGCATATGATTCACATGTACCACATAAAAAGGCAGATGGATCAAAAAAACGGAGTGAAGATGTCAGAATTCCCAAAAAGCCATATGACACCTCTACAGGGACTGTGGATGACCATAGGTCTTCCACTAAGAAGTCAAATACGTTATCTAGAACTTGGGAAGAAGAGTATGAAGAAGAACGTAAGGAGTTTCCTATGAAAAAACGGCATGTGAGTAAACGCACACCGTCACGTGCTTCAACTGAAACACCGGAACGTTGGGACTTCAGTAAACGGAAAAAACAGGATGTTGGTTCTGGTAAAGCTGCTGGTGCTTCAGGAACTGAAGGAGGGGACTTTGAAGCCACAGCGTCATGTTTTAAGCAG AACTTTGAAGTCTTTCCACCCCTTCAAGGCAGTCAGAATGCAGAAGCAGACCAAGAG ATGCAGATAGTTGAAGATTTGCATGTTGCTCGTGTTCAAAAGAGGATGGCGCTGCCTGTCGTACAGGCTTGTGGAGAGCTTACCAGTATGGAAATAGATCTTCCAGAGCaggatttaaatatttctgctg aGTCTTTTACTTCGGGCCTGAACATATTAGTGGTGATTGACACAAATATAATGATTAGTCACCTTGAGTTTGTCAGATCCCTGAAATCTGAGGACATACCAG gGGTTAACAGACTTGCATTAATAATTCCCTGGGTCGTTCTACAAGAGTTGGACAACTTGAAGAAGGGGAAAATGTTGCAGCATGTGCGGGACAAAGCTATCCCTGCAGTCCAGTTCATCTACATGTGTCTCAAAAACCAAGATGCAAAATTATGGGGGCAATCCATGCAGCTCGCTTCTCAAAAAATAT ATGGCCTGAGTGACGAGAACAATGACGATCGCGTTTTACAGTGTTGTCTGCAGTATCAGAACCTCTTTCCTCAAGCTGTCGTCGTACTCTGCAC GGATGATAAAAATTTATGTAATAAAGCCATTGTGAGTGAGGTCAAGGCATTCTGCAAAGCTGACTTGGTTACTGCTCTGCGCAATCTGAACGTGAACAGGCACCAGAACTGTGCTGAGCTGCAACCGTCAAAGTGTG ATGCAGAAttggagaaaacagagagaggTGACGCTAGTCTTACTGCGCGATTCCCAAATATGCTTCCAGACCTTGAAAAGATCTTAGGAGAAGCTTTATCTTGTATTTTGgagactgaaatgaaaatcGCATTTGGAAACCTATGGATGGAG ATCCTGTATCTGAAGCCACCATGGACACtagcaaacttgctgaagtgTTACAAAAAACACTGGATGGCTGTTTTTGGTTATGTTGTGCCAAGGAATTTACTTTCAACCGTTGAATGCCTCTATAAACACCTTTGTACAG GTAAAACAGTTGACTCCTCAACAGCAGCTCTCTTGCTCCAGGAATCCAAAAAATTGTTCCATGCTTTCAGTTCAAGGTCAGACTATGACGGAGTTCTTCCCCATGCTTACGCTGAAGTGAATAAGCTGCACCAAACGCTTACAGAG GTGAGGTCAGGCTGTGAGCAGGATTTATCAGAAGACATCATGGTCGtttcagaaaatgctgcatGTGAAAAAATGGAAGCCATGACACCCAATCTTCAAAATcgtgaagaagaaaaaaagttacatcCGAGCTTTCATGTGGCTCAAGAAAACAGGCACCAGGAAATCTGGTCAGTCCTTGAAGGTGTGTGGAATACAATGAACTTGTACAG TATTGAAATTTTCCAGAAGTTGGACCCAAACGCAATAACTGTGACTGCAAAGTCTTCGTTTGAAGAAGCTTTTTTAGGTCTGCAGAAACTCTTGGCAGCTGTGAATGATATCCGTGAAGGAATTAGTAG aattTTGGCCCCAACCAGTAGTTTCCAAGATATTTGGACCCTCTATAACTTCCTCATAAGCAACGAG aTCAACAGCAGTATAAAATTCACTGCTGAGGAGCTTTACGAGTGCGTTTCACAGGAGATCTATCG GGAGCGGCTGGAGGTCGGGTGCtgccagctggcacagctggaaCGCGCCATCGAGCAGTGTCACACCGCGGCACACGCCGAGGCCAAGAACCGCGGCTGGCTGTGA
- the SWT1 gene encoding transcriptional protein SWT1 isoform X2: protein MSKKKLKKLTGKEDCLDGRDDKNSEDTKSYNRTVKGDTEFQRFKIEKDVQEKKRDQGSNISHSTDGRSQRKSPNRSKTTDNSLIQTEKQKKIVIQFKAKEIKHGKSTHTPDVVTSSREGHNKSRFDEAEGKRLWHSFALQRAKAMKKKTEKAELCKLKLKAEQTMLEKFKLSAYDSHVPHKKADGSKKRSEDVRIPKKPYDTSTGTVDDHRSSTKKSNTLSRTWEEEYEEERKEFPMKKRHVSKRTPSRASTETPERWDFSKRKKQDVGSGKAAGASGTEGGDFEATASCFKQVPCTSDSYQDSEDIKSTQKNFEVFPPLQGSQNAEADQEMQIVEDLHVARVQKRMALPVVQACGELTSMEIDLPEQDLNISAESFTSGLNILVVIDTNIMISHLEFVRSLKSEDIPGVNRLALIIPWVVLQELDNLKKGKMLQHVRDKAIPAVQFIYMCLKNQDAKLWGQSMQLASQKIYGLSDENNDDRVLQCCLQYQNLFPQAVVVLCTDDKNLCNKAIVSEVKAFCKADLVTALRNLNVNRHQNCAELQPSKCDAELEKTERGDASLTARFPNMLPDLEKILGEALSCILETEMKIAFGNLWMEILYLKPPWTLANLLKCYKKHWMAVFGYVVPRNLLSTVECLYKHLCTGKTVDSSTAALLLQESKKLFHAFSSRSDYDGVLPHAYAEVNKLHQTLTEVRSGCEQDLSEDIMVVSENAACEKMEAMTPNLQNREEEKKLHPSFHVAQENRHQEIWSVLEGVWNTMNLYSIEIFQKLDPNAITVTAKSSFEEAFLGLQKLLAAVNDIREGISRILAPTSSFQDIWTLYNFLISNEINSSIKFTAEELYECVSQEIYRERLEVGCCQLAQLERAIEQCHTAAHAEAKNRGWL, encoded by the exons ATGTCtaaaaagaaattgaagaaGTTAACTGGGAAGGAAGACTGTTTGGATGGCCGGGATGACAAA aacTCTGAAGACACAAAATCTTATAACCGTACTGTGAAAGGCGATACAGAGTTTCAGAg GTTCAAAATAGAGAAGGACGTGCAAGAGAAGAAGCGAGACCAAGGTTCTAATATTTCTCACAGTACTGATGGAAGATCCCAAAGAAAATCtccaaacagaagcaaaaccacAGACAATTCTTTAAtccaaactgaaaagcaaaagaaaatagtgATACAAtttaaagccaaagaaattaaACATGGAAAAAGTACACACACTCCTGATGTAGTGACTTCTAGTAGGGAAGGTCATAACAAAAGTCGTTTTGatgaagcagaaggaaaaagactCTGGCATAGCTTTGCACTTCAGAGGGCGAAGGCGatgaagaaaaagacagagaaagctgAACTTTGCAAACTAAAGttaaaagcagaacaaacaaTGTTGGAAAAATTTAAGTTGTCTGCATATGATTCACATGTACCACATAAAAAGGCAGATGGATCAAAAAAACGGAGTGAAGATGTCAGAATTCCCAAAAAGCCATATGACACCTCTACAGGGACTGTGGATGACCATAGGTCTTCCACTAAGAAGTCAAATACGTTATCTAGAACTTGGGAAGAAGAGTATGAAGAAGAACGTAAGGAGTTTCCTATGAAAAAACGGCATGTGAGTAAACGCACACCGTCACGTGCTTCAACTGAAACACCGGAACGTTGGGACTTCAGTAAACGGAAAAAACAGGATGTTGGTTCTGGTAAAGCTGCTGGTGCTTCAGGAACTGAAGGAGGGGACTTTGAAGCCACAGCGTCATGTTTTAAGCAG GTCCCGTGCACATCTGACTCCTACCAAGACAGTGAGGACATAAAGTCTACCCAAAAG AACTTTGAAGTCTTTCCACCCCTTCAAGGCAGTCAGAATGCAGAAGCAGACCAAGAG ATGCAGATAGTTGAAGATTTGCATGTTGCTCGTGTTCAAAAGAGGATGGCGCTGCCTGTCGTACAGGCTTGTGGAGAGCTTACCAGTATGGAAATAGATCTTCCAGAGCaggatttaaatatttctgctg aGTCTTTTACTTCGGGCCTGAACATATTAGTGGTGATTGACACAAATATAATGATTAGTCACCTTGAGTTTGTCAGATCCCTGAAATCTGAGGACATACCAG gGGTTAACAGACTTGCATTAATAATTCCCTGGGTCGTTCTACAAGAGTTGGACAACTTGAAGAAGGGGAAAATGTTGCAGCATGTGCGGGACAAAGCTATCCCTGCAGTCCAGTTCATCTACATGTGTCTCAAAAACCAAGATGCAAAATTATGGGGGCAATCCATGCAGCTCGCTTCTCAAAAAATAT ATGGCCTGAGTGACGAGAACAATGACGATCGCGTTTTACAGTGTTGTCTGCAGTATCAGAACCTCTTTCCTCAAGCTGTCGTCGTACTCTGCAC GGATGATAAAAATTTATGTAATAAAGCCATTGTGAGTGAGGTCAAGGCATTCTGCAAAGCTGACTTGGTTACTGCTCTGCGCAATCTGAACGTGAACAGGCACCAGAACTGTGCTGAGCTGCAACCGTCAAAGTGTG ATGCAGAAttggagaaaacagagagaggTGACGCTAGTCTTACTGCGCGATTCCCAAATATGCTTCCAGACCTTGAAAAGATCTTAGGAGAAGCTTTATCTTGTATTTTGgagactgaaatgaaaatcGCATTTGGAAACCTATGGATGGAG ATCCTGTATCTGAAGCCACCATGGACACtagcaaacttgctgaagtgTTACAAAAAACACTGGATGGCTGTTTTTGGTTATGTTGTGCCAAGGAATTTACTTTCAACCGTTGAATGCCTCTATAAACACCTTTGTACAG GTAAAACAGTTGACTCCTCAACAGCAGCTCTCTTGCTCCAGGAATCCAAAAAATTGTTCCATGCTTTCAGTTCAAGGTCAGACTATGACGGAGTTCTTCCCCATGCTTACGCTGAAGTGAATAAGCTGCACCAAACGCTTACAGAG GTGAGGTCAGGCTGTGAGCAGGATTTATCAGAAGACATCATGGTCGtttcagaaaatgctgcatGTGAAAAAATGGAAGCCATGACACCCAATCTTCAAAATcgtgaagaagaaaaaaagttacatcCGAGCTTTCATGTGGCTCAAGAAAACAGGCACCAGGAAATCTGGTCAGTCCTTGAAGGTGTGTGGAATACAATGAACTTGTACAG TATTGAAATTTTCCAGAAGTTGGACCCAAACGCAATAACTGTGACTGCAAAGTCTTCGTTTGAAGAAGCTTTTTTAGGTCTGCAGAAACTCTTGGCAGCTGTGAATGATATCCGTGAAGGAATTAGTAG aattTTGGCCCCAACCAGTAGTTTCCAAGATATTTGGACCCTCTATAACTTCCTCATAAGCAACGAG aTCAACAGCAGTATAAAATTCACTGCTGAGGAGCTTTACGAGTGCGTTTCACAGGAGATCTATCG GGAGCGGCTGGAGGTCGGGTGCtgccagctggcacagctggaaCGCGCCATCGAGCAGTGTCACACCGCGGCACACGCCGAGGCCAAGAACCGCGGCTGGCTGTGA
- the SWT1 gene encoding transcriptional protein SWT1 isoform X1 → MSKKKLKKLTGKEDCLDGRDDKNSEDTKSYNRTVKGDTEFQRFKIEKDVQEKKRDQGSNISHSTDGRSQRKSPNRSKTTDNSLIQTEKQKKIVIQFKAKEIKHGKSTHTPDVVTSSREGHNKSRFDEAEGKRLWHSFALQRAKAMKKKTEKAELCKLKLKAEQTMLEKFKLSAYDSHVPHKKADGSKKRSEDVRIPKKPYDTSTGTVDDHRSSTKKSNTLSRTWEEEYEEERKEFPMKKRHVSKRTPSRASTETPERWDFSKRKKQDVGSGKAAGASGTEGGDFEATASCFKQTFEVPCTSDSYQDSEDIKSTQKNFEVFPPLQGSQNAEADQEMQIVEDLHVARVQKRMALPVVQACGELTSMEIDLPEQDLNISAESFTSGLNILVVIDTNIMISHLEFVRSLKSEDIPGVNRLALIIPWVVLQELDNLKKGKMLQHVRDKAIPAVQFIYMCLKNQDAKLWGQSMQLASQKIYGLSDENNDDRVLQCCLQYQNLFPQAVVVLCTDDKNLCNKAIVSEVKAFCKADLVTALRNLNVNRHQNCAELQPSKCDAELEKTERGDASLTARFPNMLPDLEKILGEALSCILETEMKIAFGNLWMEILYLKPPWTLANLLKCYKKHWMAVFGYVVPRNLLSTVECLYKHLCTGKTVDSSTAALLLQESKKLFHAFSSRSDYDGVLPHAYAEVNKLHQTLTEVRSGCEQDLSEDIMVVSENAACEKMEAMTPNLQNREEEKKLHPSFHVAQENRHQEIWSVLEGVWNTMNLYSIEIFQKLDPNAITVTAKSSFEEAFLGLQKLLAAVNDIREGISRILAPTSSFQDIWTLYNFLISNEINSSIKFTAEELYECVSQEIYRERLEVGCCQLAQLERAIEQCHTAAHAEAKNRGWL, encoded by the exons ATGTCtaaaaagaaattgaagaaGTTAACTGGGAAGGAAGACTGTTTGGATGGCCGGGATGACAAA aacTCTGAAGACACAAAATCTTATAACCGTACTGTGAAAGGCGATACAGAGTTTCAGAg GTTCAAAATAGAGAAGGACGTGCAAGAGAAGAAGCGAGACCAAGGTTCTAATATTTCTCACAGTACTGATGGAAGATCCCAAAGAAAATCtccaaacagaagcaaaaccacAGACAATTCTTTAAtccaaactgaaaagcaaaagaaaatagtgATACAAtttaaagccaaagaaattaaACATGGAAAAAGTACACACACTCCTGATGTAGTGACTTCTAGTAGGGAAGGTCATAACAAAAGTCGTTTTGatgaagcagaaggaaaaagactCTGGCATAGCTTTGCACTTCAGAGGGCGAAGGCGatgaagaaaaagacagagaaagctgAACTTTGCAAACTAAAGttaaaagcagaacaaacaaTGTTGGAAAAATTTAAGTTGTCTGCATATGATTCACATGTACCACATAAAAAGGCAGATGGATCAAAAAAACGGAGTGAAGATGTCAGAATTCCCAAAAAGCCATATGACACCTCTACAGGGACTGTGGATGACCATAGGTCTTCCACTAAGAAGTCAAATACGTTATCTAGAACTTGGGAAGAAGAGTATGAAGAAGAACGTAAGGAGTTTCCTATGAAAAAACGGCATGTGAGTAAACGCACACCGTCACGTGCTTCAACTGAAACACCGGAACGTTGGGACTTCAGTAAACGGAAAAAACAGGATGTTGGTTCTGGTAAAGCTGCTGGTGCTTCAGGAACTGAAGGAGGGGACTTTGAAGCCACAGCGTCATGTTTTAAGCA GACTTTTGAGGTCCCGTGCACATCTGACTCCTACCAAGACAGTGAGGACATAAAGTCTACCCAAAAG AACTTTGAAGTCTTTCCACCCCTTCAAGGCAGTCAGAATGCAGAAGCAGACCAAGAG ATGCAGATAGTTGAAGATTTGCATGTTGCTCGTGTTCAAAAGAGGATGGCGCTGCCTGTCGTACAGGCTTGTGGAGAGCTTACCAGTATGGAAATAGATCTTCCAGAGCaggatttaaatatttctgctg aGTCTTTTACTTCGGGCCTGAACATATTAGTGGTGATTGACACAAATATAATGATTAGTCACCTTGAGTTTGTCAGATCCCTGAAATCTGAGGACATACCAG gGGTTAACAGACTTGCATTAATAATTCCCTGGGTCGTTCTACAAGAGTTGGACAACTTGAAGAAGGGGAAAATGTTGCAGCATGTGCGGGACAAAGCTATCCCTGCAGTCCAGTTCATCTACATGTGTCTCAAAAACCAAGATGCAAAATTATGGGGGCAATCCATGCAGCTCGCTTCTCAAAAAATAT ATGGCCTGAGTGACGAGAACAATGACGATCGCGTTTTACAGTGTTGTCTGCAGTATCAGAACCTCTTTCCTCAAGCTGTCGTCGTACTCTGCAC GGATGATAAAAATTTATGTAATAAAGCCATTGTGAGTGAGGTCAAGGCATTCTGCAAAGCTGACTTGGTTACTGCTCTGCGCAATCTGAACGTGAACAGGCACCAGAACTGTGCTGAGCTGCAACCGTCAAAGTGTG ATGCAGAAttggagaaaacagagagaggTGACGCTAGTCTTACTGCGCGATTCCCAAATATGCTTCCAGACCTTGAAAAGATCTTAGGAGAAGCTTTATCTTGTATTTTGgagactgaaatgaaaatcGCATTTGGAAACCTATGGATGGAG ATCCTGTATCTGAAGCCACCATGGACACtagcaaacttgctgaagtgTTACAAAAAACACTGGATGGCTGTTTTTGGTTATGTTGTGCCAAGGAATTTACTTTCAACCGTTGAATGCCTCTATAAACACCTTTGTACAG GTAAAACAGTTGACTCCTCAACAGCAGCTCTCTTGCTCCAGGAATCCAAAAAATTGTTCCATGCTTTCAGTTCAAGGTCAGACTATGACGGAGTTCTTCCCCATGCTTACGCTGAAGTGAATAAGCTGCACCAAACGCTTACAGAG GTGAGGTCAGGCTGTGAGCAGGATTTATCAGAAGACATCATGGTCGtttcagaaaatgctgcatGTGAAAAAATGGAAGCCATGACACCCAATCTTCAAAATcgtgaagaagaaaaaaagttacatcCGAGCTTTCATGTGGCTCAAGAAAACAGGCACCAGGAAATCTGGTCAGTCCTTGAAGGTGTGTGGAATACAATGAACTTGTACAG TATTGAAATTTTCCAGAAGTTGGACCCAAACGCAATAACTGTGACTGCAAAGTCTTCGTTTGAAGAAGCTTTTTTAGGTCTGCAGAAACTCTTGGCAGCTGTGAATGATATCCGTGAAGGAATTAGTAG aattTTGGCCCCAACCAGTAGTTTCCAAGATATTTGGACCCTCTATAACTTCCTCATAAGCAACGAG aTCAACAGCAGTATAAAATTCACTGCTGAGGAGCTTTACGAGTGCGTTTCACAGGAGATCTATCG GGAGCGGCTGGAGGTCGGGTGCtgccagctggcacagctggaaCGCGCCATCGAGCAGTGTCACACCGCGGCACACGCCGAGGCCAAGAACCGCGGCTGGCTGTGA